The DNA window CTAAACTAGAATCCAAGATAATCATTCACAAGTGATTGCTCTGCACTTTTCCCCAAATTTTCACTTTTCAGCCATTCATAATGCATACCAGAAGCTTACCCTGGGGTTGTAATAACACGCCACTGCTTCCAACATATTGACATTCAAGAAAACGAAATTTTACGCTGCCAAACATATAAACcattaaaaaaaactaaatttgTTACAAAAGATTGACTTTTGGCTTAAACAAAAATGGGATTTCATCAAGAAAATGTATCGGAGAGTGCAAATAGGAATAGTAGGAGTAGAGCCACACGTTTAGGCCATTGAAATTTGGAACGTTTTGTGCATGCGCAGACATTTATCTCAACGGTCGTAGGATCAAAAAAGAAGTTTTGGATGATTTCGTGAAGTGATGTGCAAATTAATGATGCCGAACCACTCACAGTCACGGGGCTCTCAAAGGAGAGGCGTGCGAATAAGAAAATTTAcccatatttttttttagaatttttaaaaaaagggggggcattttattttattataatcttTATTTCTTGCTTTTATATCAgacaaattatataatattttcatcGCATGAATGATTTAATATcgatattttgaaaataaaaaaatatatagcaTCAAATTGCACTTCCAAAATAATATTACAGATATattatcaaataaatattaaaatttaatattttatttgactatgatttttaatatacaatttttcgCATTTATTTTTTTAGGTATTTGAAGGTTATTTtgccaaaaaataaaaataaaataagaaaaatagatATACTAGACGTTTGCTTTCGGACAAAATTATTTAGCCTAGAGAAATAATCCATTAGTCAAAGTTTCCAGATTTATTAATGAAAAAGCGGTCAaggttttaattttatttttaatacaacaataataaataattaaataaatgtccTCTCTTATCTTATCTTATTTTCTAAAACGATATTGCAACCAACATCATATTATCATTTTGATTAataatgttaaaaaaatataacaatatattgaattttattattatattataaaattctgtattgaatttatcataaaattttgataaataatccATATTTCCCACTTTTaatttcttattattattaatattattaccTTTTAATCAAGCATAAAAACCAACAGAAACCCATCACTTCCAATTTTCATATCATTATAACTAACTAGATTTTACGGAAAACACTTGAAAATTAAGGATAAATTAAAGGAAGAATTCAGAATTATATATTTAACAAAGATCGTGAAATGtgatatttttcataaataaatactAATAAACGAAGATCATAAATCGAAAAAACATTTGACCAAGGTTTGTTGATTATGGGTCATTAACACTGAGCAACGCCCTATCAAAACCCGAGAACGTCTGGAAGAACAATTTTGCATCAATGAAATTATCACAACCATCTAATGCACCAAGGCATAACCAAAAACACACAACCTTTTTGCTCTAACATGATCCAGTTACATAAAGTTATGTCCCAAAGCAGCAGAAGTTTAGTTTATTACTCAGTTTGCACAATTATCAGTGTGTTCGGACGAGCACGTAATGCGCCCTTTACGAAGGCGAATCAGAATTTCCTGGAGTAAACTTTAGGGACACACTATTGACGCAATGACGCTCATCAGTGGGTGTACCGAATCCTTCACCTTTGAAAACATGCCCGAGGTGTCCCCCACAAGCTGCGCATGTGATTTCTACCCTCCTTCCGTCAGGATCAGGCTGTTTGATCATACGCACGATGCAAATGTAACCTGCTTTTACTAAGATGCACAAAAGGTATGGAAAAATGGAATGAATGGACAAAAAGAGGAACCTACATATCGGTTTATGGCTCCAGGGAGACCCTCGAAGAATGCTGGCCAACCACAACCGGAATTAAATTTGGTTGTGGACTTGTACAGAGCTGTTCCACACCCTGCACACTGGTATACACCCTCTTCATAGAACTTGTCATAAATCCCAGTACCTGGATACCTGTTAGCATTTGTGTGCACAAGTAAATGTCGTAGATATCGGTGACATGTGGTTCAAACTTCAGAAAATAGTAATTCAACCCTTTACTTCATAACATATCCTTGAAATGAGCAAAACAAGATTGAAGCTATGGTACTTCATGATGAGTATTAATGTCAGCTTCCCTTCAGGTTCAGACAAGAGGGGAATAAAAAactgagtaaaatcaagtacaaTTGGTGTTGAATTCTCTCCCACTAACGCACTAAAAACATCAATAAATGTGAATTTCAGCTAACTGAGGCAAAAACCAGCTTCATCACCGCTTAAACGTGCTAGAATATCTGGCACACTAGCACCCAAATTCACCCTTCCCTTGCATTTTCTTTGAAAGAAAAGGTCTAGGAATAAAAATTTGAGCCTCATGATTAAACCAATCAAGAATTTCGGAAGCTGTCATCATTTCTCAACAGATAAGCAGATTGACTGACTTTGCAACATATAACTGTTACCAAGCAATATTAAGGAGATTTCAAGCTTTCTGCCTTGACTACAGTGAATGGTAATTGGCAGAGACGAGATGAAATGTTGTGGTAGGCTCAACTGAAGCTACTGCCAGGACCGTCCTCACGTGGGCACCCATTGACAAAGAAAAAAACTTTCTACTCCAAATAAAGCTAGTGACACCTGTTGATACACTAAGATAGGTCAAAAAAGATTTGATCTTTGACATGATTGTCATAAACTCGATTCAGTAGTGACACCAGTTGATACACTAGGACAGGTCAAAAAGATTTGATCTTTGACATGATTGTCATAAACTCGATTCAGGATTATCAGAACTgcaataaatatatatgtgaATCATAAAGATTACTGCTTACTTGTAGTATAACTTCTGAGAAATATAAATGGGAGTTGTTTTGAGACAATTAAGAGAGAACAAAAgcaaaattcaacttcaaaagtTTGGCCATGGACGCAGACCTTGagcttgattttttttatggattGAATTGCTTTTATTCCCTTCCATTCCTTGTTATCATTATGATTGTGAAAAACTTCCATCCCATTTCACaccaaaaagaaaaattattaaGTTCACAGATTCCCAACAACTAAAGTAATAAAATCATCACCAAATTATCAGTTCATGAAGGGATATTCAGTGTTCGGAGGAGGAAAACAACAGTTATCCCAAGCAGCCACGGAATCCAACTCACTCGGTGCCTTTCTCTCTGAGAATCCGAAACTGCTCCGGCGAAAGAATTGCACGCCACTCCTCCTCGGATTTCTGCACAGGCCCGGAAGCCGCCATAGCCACAACTCCGCCTCTGAACTCTCTCCTGCACCGATTAAAGCTCAAGCCACAAAACCCACCAGATGAAACGACGTAATATCCAAGGGGCTTCGTGAATAGAAAATGGGTGGAGTGATATCTGTTGAAACTGGTAACTTGGTATGCTGATCTTGGTATAAATCTTGAGATGGGAGAGGTCGGATGGAGAACGAGCGTTCTAGAAGATGCAAATGGCGAAATTCCAAGGATCTCGGAGCCCATTTGGTGGGAAAGATCGAATTTTTTTGTGCGGTGCAGATGGCCAATTCAACCAGATCTGTGCTGTGCAGATGGCCCATTTGGATAAAGTTTGGTTGGGATACATGATCCAAATTAATGGAGTGGATTTGGTTTTGCAACCTTCTCTTTCTTAATTAttattcttcttttcttttttgagtaggtctcttgtgagacagtctcacgaatctttctCTGTGAAacaggtcaactctaccgatattcacaataaaaaataataattttcatggataactcaaataagatattcgtctcactaAATACGAATGGATGAGACCGTCTAacaaaagtttttgtttttttttccaaaagcGATTTCTTCAGCATCTAATATAATGTTGTGTTGGCTTCCATTTATATCAACAATCTTTGTACATGAAAACTTCATACAGTAAAACATCTATAGTTTAATACTTGATAAATTATAatctttttaaattaataaaatttcacGTTCCCAATATGACAGGATCGATTTGAGATAATCGTTGAGTAAAAATAGCTCAACTCTTGAAATATTGAGCATTgataaattaaatcgagtttgattttCAAACTAAGCGGAAGACACTCAAATAATCTTTCGTATAaatcgattaaatattttgtaaaatatttaaaatatatgtaagttgaatgagtaaaaaatattttggttgaagcatttttatcaaacacttggtatacaatattttggtatttgaaatatacataaaatgttttgaaaatacaTCTTAAAAATAGTAGAAATGATAAGTcaatacaataaataaatagagatGGATTTGTTTATGTGTGTTTGGATATTAACAACTCATATGTCACTCTTTCTTCCCTTTAATAAGAAtcaactagaagactttgatttatacaattcCTTATACAAAATCATTTCAACTGAAAAATTATCTATTGTCTAATTAAAACTCCTAATACATTCTTGATTGTAGCACGCAACTTCACAATCCACATAATGTTTAATGTCTCTTATGTCAAGACTACAAATACAATCTTTATTGTCTTTGTGTGAAAACTCACTAAACTAAAATTTGAAACTCAACTCTCATTTATAGATGTCTGTGATGCCCCGAAATCCGAAGATCCAcacgaaccacatgcatacaagttattaaatttctggtgtatttcaattaattgttttaattacataaattaaatatgtagtgaatattgacatgtttaaaatatatttttctacattgttgcattaaaatgtattttaaaggctattcaagttgcgatcgagaaATGGAGATCAATGACTGaaaaattagaaaatatttttattaaataattgtttttaattatttaaaatatctttgatgttttttcttatttttgaaaataaggagttttgagatgattttatacgccgggacgtgatttttatcggtgttggattttcaacaaaaatacgaacgttttggcaacccggttaataattcacaaactttattaaacaaaatattttaattaatcgcTAATGGGCTATTTGGGCCTAATTAACTTTGTTAATGGGCCAAGGCTTTTGTTAGtgttataattaattatttaaagccTTAAACCACCTCATAACTCACTTAACAACTCACGTCCACTTCCCCAACCAATTCAGAACTCTTTTCAATCCAACAAGACACGGCACACACACAGTATTTCAAAGGGCAAGTTTTGAAATTTCAAGGGAAAATCAAGCTATCGTCTTCGTGCTATCGTTCTTCGATTCGTCAACGTataatcgtgcgtttaaaacgtaAAGGTATGCcatattctttccttcaaacatctatcacaccatagtatttgttTGATCATGTTTTGAATGAAAACAAACCAcacattttattattttcatacaTGCATCTTATGTGCTTTTTAAAACAtgtattttgatccaaaaaccATGAATTCCATGTTCGTAagaggctgccatgattaggaagtGATAAGGGAGGGTTTGACACGAATATAGGGAGTCCTAGA is part of the Primulina eburnea isolate SZY01 chromosome 1, ASM2296580v1, whole genome shotgun sequence genome and encodes:
- the LOC140829011 gene encoding peptide methionine sulfoxide reductase B5-like, which codes for MGSEILGISPFASSRTLVLHPTSPISRFIPRSAYQVTSFNRYHSTHFLFTKPLGYYVVSSGGFCGLSFNRCRREFRGGVVAMAASGPVQKSEEEWRAILSPEQFRILREKGTEYPGTGIYDKFYEEGVYQCAGCGTALYKSTTKFNSGCGWPAFFEGLPGAINRYPDPDGRRVEITCAACGGHLGHVFKGEGFGTPTDERHCVNSVSLKFTPGNSDSPS